A region of Blattabacterium cuenoti STAT DNA encodes the following proteins:
- a CDS encoding pyridoxal phosphate-dependent aminotransferase, with the protein MIVEAKRTHQISEYFFSEKMKEIKNLKKNGLNIINLGIGNPDLFPPYGVIQKMKQASELKNANTYQSYIGIDALRNAISNWYKKVYQVDVDPENEILPLMGSKEGIMHISMSYLDKGDEVLIPDPGYPTYSSISKLLEAKIVYYDLYENENWIPNLEKLSKAKIMWINYPHMPTGATISFEELEKIVFFAKKNHVLLVHDNPYSLILNEERSFSIFNIKGAKDIALELNSLSKNYNMPGWRVGMVIGKKKFIHNILKIKSQMDSGMYYPIQIGAIEAMNHDLKWIEGLNIEYFKRRKILWDICDFFNLKYEKNSSGIFVWAKITDSENNDQIWSEQFLKNYHIFVTPGRVFGHNGKGYVRFSMCCPINILEEAKNRIFS; encoded by the coding sequence ATGATTGTAGAAGCAAAAAGAACGCATCAAATATCGGAATATTTTTTTTCAGAAAAAATGAAGGAAATTAAAAATCTTAAAAAAAATGGATTGAATATCATTAATTTAGGAATTGGAAATCCTGATCTTTTTCCTCCATATGGTGTCATACAAAAAATGAAACAAGCGTCAGAATTAAAGAATGCTAATACTTATCAAAGTTACATTGGGATAGATGCATTACGAAATGCTATTTCTAATTGGTATAAAAAAGTATATCAAGTCGATGTCGATCCTGAAAATGAAATTTTACCATTAATGGGTTCTAAAGAAGGAATTATGCATATAAGTATGTCTTATTTAGATAAAGGAGACGAGGTTTTAATTCCAGATCCTGGATATCCTACTTATTCCTCTATATCAAAACTTTTGGAAGCAAAAATCGTTTATTATGATCTTTATGAAAATGAAAATTGGATTCCTAATTTGGAAAAATTATCAAAGGCAAAAATAATGTGGATAAATTACCCTCATATGCCTACGGGGGCAACGATTTCTTTTGAAGAATTAGAAAAAATTGTTTTTTTTGCGAAAAAAAATCATGTATTACTCGTTCATGATAATCCTTATAGTTTGATATTGAATGAGGAACGTTCTTTCAGTATTTTTAATATAAAAGGAGCTAAAGATATAGCTTTGGAATTGAATTCTCTAAGTAAAAATTATAATATGCCTGGATGGCGTGTTGGAATGGTCATAGGAAAAAAAAAATTTATTCATAATATATTGAAAATAAAAAGTCAAATGGATTCTGGTATGTATTATCCCATCCAAATTGGAGCTATAGAAGCCATGAATCATGATTTAAAATGGATTGAAGGCCTTAATATAGAATATTTTAAACGAAGAAAAATTCTATGGGATATATGTGATTTTTTCAATTTAAAATATGAAAAAAATAGTTCTGGAATATTTGTTTGGGCAAAAATAACTGACTCAGAAAATAATGATCAAATATGGTCAGAACAGTTCCTAAAAAATTATCACATATTTGTGACACCTGGAAGAGTGTTTGGTCATAATGGGAAAGGATATGTAAGGTTTTCTATGTGTTGTCCAATAAATATTTTGGAAGAGGCAAAAAATAGAATTTTTTCATGA
- the dnaG gene encoding DNA primase, whose product MISKETIKKILSVSCIEDVIGNFVELKKSGVNYRGLSPFSNEKIPSFIVSSTKKIWKDFSSGKGGNLITFLMEHERFTYEESLRFLAKKYDIKIDDINNNNQEKEKEYEKLYLIQDYAKRFFIYQLHYTKEGQKNGLNYFIHKRGFNIKIIQKFELGYAPISWKLLTISVLKQGFKIRDIKKSGITVFKKSNYFFDCFRQRVMFPIHNLSGKVIGFGGRNIDTISSTKYKYVNSSESNIFQKSKILYGLFQAKKNILKENFCYLVEGYTDVISLHQYGIKNVVSSSGISLTVSQILLIKKFTKNIVLFYDGDRSGIKASLRGINMMLEQGINLRILFISNGEDPDLISKKYSFSQFRDFVAKNSYNFISFKQKIYEKFHKNDPIKKSFLVKNILNSISKIPNALQKELYLQEASKVLNIRKKILISELKEINEKYVQKSSTVQVKKESTFFLKKNTFLLIEEELIQLILNHGNQIIKRKNNTTILEEVLRIFKYWNFRFSLKKNQDIFYQICLQSKKKNLSQFLDKKKPKFYYSLSKWDKKGIQIPSKKERMNQYINDVLLRCKSLFISKLIQKEIMHYKNDLKKNKDKKSFIKKIMHLTNIKNELHKKLHRYV is encoded by the coding sequence ATGATCTCTAAAGAAACTATAAAAAAAATACTTTCTGTTTCTTGTATAGAAGATGTGATTGGAAATTTTGTAGAATTAAAAAAAAGCGGGGTTAATTATAGAGGATTAAGTCCTTTTTCTAATGAAAAAATACCTTCTTTTATAGTTTCTTCTACAAAAAAAATATGGAAAGATTTTAGCTCTGGAAAAGGAGGTAATCTTATAACTTTTCTTATGGAACATGAACGTTTTACTTATGAGGAATCATTACGTTTTCTTGCTAAGAAATATGATATCAAAATTGATGATATAAATAATAATAATCAAGAAAAAGAAAAAGAATATGAAAAATTATACTTAATACAAGATTATGCAAAACGTTTTTTTATTTATCAATTACATTATACAAAAGAAGGACAAAAAAATGGATTGAATTATTTTATTCATAAAAGGGGGTTTAATATAAAAATTATTCAAAAATTCGAATTGGGTTATGCACCGATTTCTTGGAAATTACTTACGATAAGCGTATTAAAACAAGGATTTAAAATACGGGATATAAAAAAATCAGGAATAACGGTTTTTAAAAAATCCAATTATTTTTTTGATTGTTTTCGTCAACGTGTAATGTTTCCAATACATAATTTATCAGGAAAAGTTATAGGTTTTGGAGGTAGGAATATTGATACTATATCTTCCACTAAATATAAATATGTCAATTCATCAGAAAGCAATATCTTTCAAAAAAGTAAAATTTTGTATGGCTTGTTTCAAGCTAAAAAAAATATTCTAAAAGAAAATTTTTGTTATTTAGTAGAAGGATATACAGATGTTATTTCTTTACATCAGTATGGAATTAAGAATGTCGTTTCTTCTTCTGGTATTTCACTTACCGTATCTCAAATACTATTGATCAAAAAATTTACAAAAAATATTGTTCTTTTTTATGATGGAGATCGTTCTGGGATTAAAGCCTCTTTAAGAGGAATTAATATGATGCTAGAACAAGGAATAAATTTACGTATATTATTTATTTCTAATGGAGAAGATCCAGATTTGATATCCAAAAAATATTCTTTTTCTCAATTTAGAGATTTTGTAGCAAAAAATAGTTACAACTTTATTTCTTTTAAGCAAAAAATATATGAAAAATTTCATAAAAATGATCCCATAAAAAAATCATTTTTAGTGAAAAACATTTTGAATAGTATTTCAAAAATTCCCAATGCTCTTCAAAAGGAATTATACCTACAAGAAGCTTCCAAAGTACTAAATATTCGTAAAAAAATTTTGATTTCTGAATTGAAAGAAATCAACGAAAAATACGTACAGAAATCTAGTACAGTTCAAGTTAAGAAAGAATCAACGTTTTTTTTAAAAAAAAATACTTTTCTTCTTATTGAAGAAGAATTGATTCAGTTAATTTTAAATCATGGAAATCAAATCATAAAAAGAAAAAACAATACAACAATTTTAGAAGAAGTATTGCGTATTTTTAAATACTGGAATTTCCGTTTTTCTTTGAAAAAAAATCAAGATATTTTCTATCAAATTTGCTTACAAAGCAAAAAAAAAAATTTATCTCAATTTTTGGATAAAAAAAAACCAAAATTTTATTATTCATTATCTAAATGGGATAAAAAAGGAATACAAATTCCTTCCAAAAAAGAGAGGATGAATCAATACATTAATGATGTTTTATTGAGATGTAAATCCTTATTTATTTCTAAATTGATTCAAAAAGAAATCATGCATTACAAGAATGATCTAAAAAAAAATAAGGATAAAAAATCTTTCATAAAAAAAATTATGCATTTAACAAATATAAAAAATGAACTTCATAAAAAGTTACATAGATATGTGTGA
- the rpe gene encoding ribulose-phosphate 3-epimerase — protein MRKIIAPSLLSSNLAFLYRDIEMLNKSEADWFHIDIMDSSFVSNISFGFLFTKYVKKYAHKPMDVHLMILQPEQYIEQLKACGADHLHIHYEACIHLNKTIFSIKKNGMKVGVAVNPHTPVFLLQDIINDIDFVLLMSVNPGYSGQKFIQKTYQKLEDIKNLILKTDSSALIEVDGGINLENSSLLFQNGADILVVGTTIFSDSNPKEIIHRMKLGY, from the coding sequence ATGAGAAAAATTATAGCTCCATCCTTACTTTCATCCAATTTAGCTTTTTTATATCGTGATATAGAAATGTTGAATAAAAGTGAGGCAGACTGGTTTCATATAGATATAATGGATTCTTCTTTTGTTTCCAATATTTCTTTTGGGTTTTTATTTACCAAATATGTAAAAAAATATGCACATAAACCTATGGATGTACATTTAATGATATTGCAACCGGAACAATATATAGAACAGTTAAAAGCTTGTGGAGCTGATCATTTACATATTCATTATGAAGCTTGCATTCATTTAAACAAAACAATTTTTTCTATTAAAAAAAATGGAATGAAAGTAGGTGTAGCTGTGAATCCACATACTCCAGTTTTTCTTTTACAAGATATTATCAATGATATAGATTTTGTTTTATTGATGAGTGTAAACCCTGGTTATAGCGGACAAAAATTCATTCAAAAAACATATCAAAAATTAGAAGATATTAAGAATTTAATCTTAAAAACAGATTCTTCCGCTCTTATAGAAGTAGATGGAGGAATAAATTTAGAAAATTCTTCTTTATTATTTCAAAATGGAGCAGATATATTAGTGGTAGGAACTACTATTTTTTCGGATTCTAATCCAAAAGAAATTATTCATAGAATGAAATTAGGATATTAA
- the metK gene encoding methionine adenosyltransferase, which produces MAYLFTSESVSEGHPDKISDQISDSILDHFLAFDPDAKVAIETLVTTGQIILAGEVNSKTWVNVQKIARAILRKIGYNKNEYRFNADSCGVLSSIQEQSLDLLEGIQKSKKEEQGSGDQCFVFGYAVKETENYMPLSLEISHHILRELSFLRNEGEKMTYLRPDAKSQVTLKYSNDNIPVHIHTIVISTQHDEFDTKERMHKRIVDDIKNILIPRVMNNIKNGKKLFTDKTKYYINSTGKFVTGGPHGDTGVTGRKIIVDTYGGRGSHGGGAFSGKDPSKMDRAGAYAARHIAKNLVASGISDELLIQIAYAAGISAPIGIFVNTYGKSKIDNENIALNVKKIFDLRPYAIEKRLKLRQPMYEETSVYGHMGRTPKKVDKYFLDIEGKQKKQKVELFTWEKLDYLSIIKDIFHISKNRYF; this is translated from the coding sequence ATGGCTTATTTATTTACCAGCGAATCTGTTTCAGAAGGTCATCCTGATAAGATTTCAGATCAAATATCTGATTCTATATTAGATCATTTTTTAGCATTTGATCCAGATGCAAAAGTCGCTATAGAAACTTTAGTCACCACGGGACAAATCATATTAGCTGGAGAAGTTAATTCTAAGACTTGGGTTAATGTTCAAAAAATAGCTCGCGCTATTCTCAGAAAAATAGGATATAATAAAAATGAATATAGATTCAATGCAGATTCTTGTGGAGTTCTTTCTTCTATTCAAGAACAATCTTTGGATCTATTGGAAGGAATTCAAAAATCAAAAAAAGAAGAACAAGGATCTGGAGATCAATGTTTTGTTTTTGGTTATGCTGTAAAAGAAACAGAAAATTATATGCCACTATCATTAGAAATTTCACATCATATATTAAGGGAACTTTCATTTCTTAGAAATGAAGGAGAAAAAATGACCTATTTACGTCCAGATGCAAAATCTCAAGTAACTTTAAAATATTCTAACGATAATATCCCAGTACATATTCATACTATTGTTATTTCAACTCAACATGATGAATTTGATACGAAAGAAAGAATGCATAAACGTATAGTTGATGATATCAAGAATATTCTTATACCAAGAGTAATGAATAATATAAAAAATGGTAAAAAATTATTTACGGATAAAACAAAATATTATATTAATTCAACAGGAAAATTTGTTACAGGAGGACCTCATGGGGATACTGGGGTTACTGGAAGAAAGATTATAGTAGATACTTATGGAGGAAGAGGATCTCATGGAGGAGGGGCTTTTTCTGGAAAAGACCCATCTAAAATGGATAGAGCTGGAGCTTATGCTGCTAGACATATAGCAAAAAACTTAGTAGCATCAGGAATTTCAGATGAATTGTTAATACAAATAGCTTATGCGGCAGGAATTTCAGCTCCTATAGGAATTTTCGTTAATACTTATGGTAAATCAAAAATAGATAATGAAAACATAGCGTTGAATGTAAAAAAAATTTTTGATTTACGTCCTTATGCTATAGAAAAAAGATTAAAATTACGCCAGCCAATGTATGAAGAAACATCCGTATATGGACATATGGGAAGGACGCCAAAAAAAGTAGATAAGTATTTCTTGGATATAGAAGGAAAACAAAAAAAACAAAAAGTAGAACTCTTCACATGGGAAAAATTGGATTATTTATCCATTATAAAGGATATATTTCATATTTCAAAAAATAGGTATTTTTAG
- a CDS encoding prephenate dehydrogenase, which yields MNIIGIIGLGLIGGSIGLGLKKSNFGDRFIGTDSNQENALHAVKLGIVDEIIPLQDLILQSSVIVLSIPVDGIEKILPSILNKISTDTVILDTGSTKYPICNRISSHPKRNRFVATHPIAGIENSGPISADSDLFYQKKCIICDSEFSAPDAISVVNKIYSMMKMRMIYMTSQEHDLYIAYISHLPHVVSFALANTVLKKFKNKKKFFHNMMGSGLDSTTRLAKSKPETWLPIFISNKENLIQSIDFYIDCLNKFRNHLIDQKLYKIDQYMKKANDIKDKKYV from the coding sequence ATGAATATCATTGGAATAATAGGATTAGGATTGATTGGAGGGTCTATTGGTTTAGGATTGAAAAAATCAAATTTTGGAGATAGATTTATAGGAACAGATTCTAATCAAGAAAATGCTTTACATGCTGTAAAACTTGGAATCGTAGATGAGATAATTCCTTTACAAGATCTTATCTTGCAATCTTCAGTTATTGTTTTATCTATTCCTGTAGATGGAATAGAAAAAATACTTCCAAGTATTTTGAATAAAATCAGTACGGATACAGTCATTTTAGACACTGGATCTACAAAATATCCTATTTGTAATAGGATTTCTTCTCATCCTAAAAGAAATCGTTTTGTAGCGACACATCCGATTGCAGGAATTGAAAATTCTGGACCTATTTCAGCTGATTCTGATTTGTTTTATCAAAAAAAATGCATTATTTGTGATTCTGAATTTAGTGCTCCAGATGCAATATCGGTTGTTAATAAAATCTATTCTATGATGAAAATGCGTATGATTTATATGACTTCTCAAGAACATGATTTATATATTGCTTATATCTCTCATTTACCTCATGTAGTTTCCTTCGCTTTAGCTAATACAGTTTTAAAAAAATTTAAAAATAAAAAAAAATTTTTTCATAATATGATGGGAAGTGGATTAGATTCAACTACACGTTTAGCGAAAAGTAAGCCTGAAACATGGTTACCTATTTTTATTTCGAATAAAGAAAATCTGATTCAATCTATAGATTTTTATATTGATTGTTTAAATAAATTTCGTAATCATTTAATAGACCAAAAACTTTATAAAATAGATCAATATATGAAAAAAGCAAACGACATAAAAGATAAAAAATATGTGTAA
- a CDS encoding bifunctional 3-deoxy-7-phosphoheptulonate synthase/chorismate mutase type II has product MDKLNNNIDRTWIDAWNHPFIISGPCSAESERQILETAKRLNSSYVQGFRAGIWKPRTKPNNFEGVGKEGLEWLRKVKKSTGLMVATEIANAEHVKLAISFGIDILWIGARSTSSPFIIQEIADALEEENNKIILVKNPIHPDIELWIGALERLSGKGIRKLGVIHRGFYTYKNSRYRNQPNWNLLLNFRRLLPKIPILCDPSHICGNKEGILDIAKKAYHFQYEGLMIESHCDPNQAWSDAKQQITPENLFEMLKQLTYIEKCDQKSQKHLLDSFRILIDELDENLITLLAERMNISKKLGTLKKSSDIAILQPNRWKDIMKKSMNFGKKLGISEKFLEEFFQLLHQESVKIQNQIQ; this is encoded by the coding sequence ATGGATAAATTAAATAATAATATCGACAGAACTTGGATTGATGCATGGAATCATCCTTTCATTATATCTGGTCCTTGTAGTGCAGAAAGTGAACGACAAATATTAGAAACAGCCAAAAGATTGAATTCTTCCTATGTTCAAGGATTTAGAGCTGGAATATGGAAACCTAGAACAAAACCCAATAATTTTGAAGGAGTTGGAAAGGAGGGGTTAGAATGGCTACGTAAAGTTAAAAAGAGTACGGGATTAATGGTAGCTACAGAGATAGCAAATGCAGAACATGTAAAATTAGCCATTTCTTTTGGAATAGATATCCTTTGGATAGGAGCTAGGAGCACGTCGAGTCCTTTTATCATTCAAGAAATAGCGGATGCTTTGGAAGAAGAAAATAATAAAATTATTTTAGTGAAAAACCCAATTCATCCTGATATAGAATTATGGATAGGAGCTTTAGAACGTTTATCGGGGAAAGGAATTAGAAAATTAGGCGTCATACACCGTGGTTTCTACACCTATAAAAATTCAAGATATCGTAATCAACCTAATTGGAATCTTTTATTAAATTTTAGGAGGCTTCTTCCTAAAATTCCTATTCTATGTGATCCTTCACATATTTGTGGAAATAAAGAAGGAATTTTGGATATAGCAAAAAAAGCTTATCATTTTCAATATGAAGGATTAATGATAGAAAGTCATTGTGATCCTAATCAGGCTTGGAGCGATGCTAAACAACAAATCACTCCAGAAAATCTTTTTGAAATGTTAAAACAATTAACATATATCGAAAAATGTGATCAAAAAAGTCAAAAACATTTATTAGATTCTTTCAGAATTTTAATCGATGAACTAGATGAAAATCTTATTACGCTTTTAGCAGAGAGAATGAACATTTCAAAAAAATTAGGAACATTGAAAAAATCTTCAGATATTGCTATCCTTCAACCTAATAGATGGAAAGATATTATGAAAAAATCTATGAATTTTGGTAAAAAATTAGGGATTTCTGAAAAATTTCTTGAAGAATTTTTTCAGTTGTTACATCAAGAATCTGTTAAAATTCAAAATCAAATCCAATAA
- a CDS encoding Nramp family divalent metal transporter, producing MQNKKSSIGWRNENKRPSLSEVFSSVSVPKQKGIWKKLFAFTGPGLLIAVGYMDPGNWATDISGGAQFGYMLLSVIFISNFFAIILQYLALKLGIVCERDLAQACRDHYSPLISFLLWILCEIAIAACDLAEIIGSVLALKLLFGIPMTWGVLITVIDVFIILFFQYKGFRYIESVVAALIFTILICFSFEIISSKPEIFLILKGIIPNPEIIKNSHSFYISIGILGATVMPHNLYLHSSIIQTRDYPRTIEGKKMAIKYATIDSTLSLSLAFFINASILIISAATFHKSGYTEIADIMDAHKLLIPILGSSLSGIFFALALLASGQNSTLTGTLAGQIVMEGFLNIKFKPWIRRLITRLIAIVPAMIASIVYGEKGTAKLLIISQIILSIQLSFAIVPLVNFTGDSKKMGPFVNGAILKISSWLITIIIIFLNLFLIYNTLLGRR from the coding sequence ATGCAAAATAAAAAATCTTCTATAGGATGGAGGAATGAAAACAAACGCCCTTCTCTTTCGGAAGTTTTTTCTTCCGTTTCTGTTCCTAAACAAAAAGGAATATGGAAAAAACTTTTTGCTTTTACTGGTCCAGGTTTATTAATTGCTGTAGGATATATGGATCCAGGAAATTGGGCTACAGATATTTCTGGAGGGGCTCAATTTGGTTATATGCTTTTATCCGTTATTTTTATATCCAATTTTTTCGCTATTATTTTGCAATATTTGGCTTTAAAATTAGGAATTGTTTGTGAAAGAGATTTAGCACAAGCTTGTAGAGATCATTATTCACCCTTGATTAGTTTTCTATTATGGATTTTATGTGAAATAGCTATTGCAGCTTGTGATTTAGCTGAAATTATTGGTTCTGTATTAGCCTTAAAATTACTTTTCGGAATTCCTATGACATGGGGTGTATTAATTACAGTTATAGATGTTTTTATTATTCTATTTTTCCAATATAAAGGGTTTAGATATATTGAAAGTGTAGTAGCAGCTTTAATTTTTACAATTTTAATTTGTTTTAGTTTTGAAATTATTAGTTCAAAACCTGAAATTTTTCTCATATTAAAAGGAATTATTCCCAATCCTGAAATTATAAAAAATTCGCATTCTTTTTATATCTCTATAGGAATATTAGGAGCAACAGTCATGCCTCATAATCTCTATCTTCATTCCAGTATTATACAAACTAGAGATTACCCACGGACTATTGAAGGAAAAAAAATGGCTATAAAATATGCGACTATAGACAGTACCTTATCGTTGTCTTTAGCTTTTTTTATCAATGCATCGATATTAATCATATCGGCAGCTACTTTTCATAAAAGTGGATATACAGAAATTGCAGATATTATGGATGCACACAAACTTTTAATTCCTATATTAGGTTCTAGTCTATCTGGAATTTTTTTTGCATTAGCTTTACTAGCATCAGGTCAAAATTCAACATTAACTGGAACTCTAGCTGGACAAATAGTAATGGAAGGGTTTCTTAATATAAAATTTAAACCTTGGATTCGAAGATTAATAACGAGACTTATAGCTATTGTTCCTGCTATGATTGCCTCTATTGTTTATGGAGAAAAAGGAACAGCGAAATTATTAATAATTAGTCAAATTATTTTATCAATTCAACTAAGTTTTGCTATTGTTCCATTAGTTAACTTTACAGGCGATTCTAAAAAAATGGGGCCATTTGTCAATGGTGCGATTTTAAAAATATCATCTTGGTTGATTACCATCATCATAATATTTCTAAATTTATTTTTAATATATAATACTTTATTGGGAAGAAGATGA
- a CDS encoding prephenate dehydratase, whose amino-acid sequence MKKIAIQGVKGCFHHAAVSKYFEGCNYKLMECSSFRELAVSVAESNVDIGVMAIENTIAGTILTNYSLLSEYKLKIVGEVYMLIQHHLMAYPGQNIEDIKEIYSHYMAILQCKSFIETHPYIKISEYSDTASAAKYISIYKKKGLAAIASENAAQEYGLEIIFNNIQTIKSNFTRFFIIKNYSKQKNDSFNKASLKFNILHTTGSLSQILSLISSLGINMTKIQSIPIIQRPWEYSFYVDIIFNNIRDYEKMKKKIQKIPCLYQLSIMGEYKNGRIRS is encoded by the coding sequence ATGAAAAAAATAGCGATACAAGGGGTTAAAGGGTGTTTTCATCATGCAGCTGTTTCCAAATATTTTGAAGGATGTAATTATAAGTTAATGGAATGTTCTTCTTTTAGGGAATTGGCTGTTTCTGTTGCAGAATCTAACGTAGATATTGGAGTTATGGCGATAGAAAATACCATAGCGGGAACAATATTGACGAATTACAGTCTTTTATCTGAATATAAACTAAAAATAGTGGGAGAGGTGTATATGCTAATCCAACATCATCTTATGGCTTATCCCGGACAAAATATAGAAGATATTAAGGAGATATATTCTCATTATATGGCAATTTTACAATGTAAATCGTTCATAGAAACACATCCTTACATAAAAATATCCGAATATTCGGATACAGCTTCGGCAGCTAAATATATTTCTATATACAAAAAGAAAGGGTTAGCCGCGATCGCGTCTGAAAATGCAGCTCAAGAATATGGGCTGGAGATCATTTTTAATAATATACAAACTATTAAAAGTAATTTTACCAGATTTTTCATTATTAAAAATTATTCTAAACAAAAGAATGATTCTTTCAATAAAGCTTCATTAAAATTTAATATATTGCATACTACTGGTAGTTTATCTCAGATATTGAGTCTTATATCTAGTCTTGGAATTAACATGACGAAAATACAATCCATTCCTATTATACAAAGACCTTGGGAATATTCATTTTATGTGGATATTATATTCAATAATATAAGAGATTATGAAAAAATGAAAAAAAAAATACAAAAAATTCCTTGTCTTTATCAATTGTCTATTATGGGGGAATATAAAAATGGTAGAATTAGATCCTAA
- the rpsR gene encoding 30S ribosomal protein S18: MILEESHQHEKKTVDNELRYLSPIKIETKVEKKYCFFEKNNIKYIDYKDPMFLIKFLNAQGKILPRRITGTLQKYQNKLNAAIKRCRQIGLLPFVTDDLR; this comes from the coding sequence ATGATTTTAGAGGAAAGCCATCAACATGAAAAAAAAACAGTAGATAATGAATTAAGATATTTATCTCCTATAAAAATAGAAACTAAAGTAGAAAAAAAATATTGTTTTTTTGAAAAAAATAATATTAAATATATAGATTATAAAGATCCTATGTTTTTAATAAAATTTCTGAATGCACAAGGAAAAATTTTACCTCGTCGTATTACAGGTACTTTACAAAAGTATCAGAATAAATTAAATGCAGCTATTAAAAGATGTAGGCAAATTGGACTTTTACCTTTTGTTACAGATGATTTAAGATAA
- the rplI gene encoding 50S ribosomal protein L9 → MKILLKKDIENLGFQYDELDVKPGYARNYLIPKGYAVLALPGTIKNTHEILKQRSKKEHFLIKQSKEIEDKLRKLTIKIPVKVGKGGKFFGSINNQYLMKILNKEGIFIDKRFIRIPGNKVIKTIGRHQAKIRLHLKREFTLNFEVLSSSSQ, encoded by the coding sequence ATGAAAATTCTCCTAAAAAAAGACATAGAAAATTTAGGGTTTCAATATGATGAATTAGATGTAAAACCTGGTTATGCTAGAAACTATCTCATTCCTAAAGGATATGCTGTTTTAGCACTGCCTGGAACTATAAAAAATACTCATGAAATATTGAAACAACGTTCGAAAAAAGAACATTTTTTAATTAAACAATCGAAAGAAATAGAAGATAAATTAAGAAAATTAACTATTAAAATACCAGTAAAGGTAGGTAAAGGAGGAAAATTTTTTGGTTCGATTAATAATCAATACCTTATGAAAATTTTGAATAAAGAAGGAATTTTTATAGATAAAAGATTTATTAGAATTCCTGGAAATAAAGTTATTAAAACAATAGGAAGACATCAGGCAAAAATACGATTACATCTAAAACGAGAATTTACGTTAAATTTTGAAGTATTATCATCTTCTTCCCAATAA
- a CDS encoding enoyl-ACP reductase FabI, with the protein MSYNLLKGKKGIIFGALDENSIAWKVAERAYEEKASFVLTNTPISLRIGKIYELSHKTKSILIPADATSIQDLNILFEKTLDHFGGKIDFLLHSIAMSINIRKGLTYPSLNYEFLRKGWEISAVSFHKIMQTAWNKKAMNKWGSIVAITYIASQRIFPHYGDMSDYKSYLESITRNFGYHWGIKEKVRVNTVSQSPSITRAAKAIKGFDQLLTLSDKISPLGNASAQDCANYIITLFSDLTRKVTMQNLYHDGGFSHTGISETMIS; encoded by the coding sequence ATGTCTTACAATCTACTAAAAGGAAAAAAAGGAATTATATTTGGAGCTTTAGATGAAAATTCTATTGCTTGGAAAGTAGCAGAACGTGCTTATGAAGAAAAAGCGTCTTTTGTATTAACCAACACTCCTATCTCTTTAAGAATAGGCAAAATTTATGAATTATCTCATAAAACGAAATCTATTCTAATTCCAGCAGATGCCACTTCCATACAAGATCTAAATATTTTATTTGAAAAAACATTAGATCATTTTGGAGGAAAAATAGATTTTTTATTACATTCCATAGCTATGTCCATAAATATACGGAAAGGTTTAACTTACCCTTCTTTAAATTATGAATTTCTGAGAAAAGGATGGGAAATATCTGCTGTATCTTTTCATAAGATTATGCAAACAGCTTGGAATAAAAAAGCGATGAATAAATGGGGTTCTATTGTGGCTATAACATATATTGCTTCTCAACGAATTTTTCCACATTATGGTGATATGTCAGATTATAAATCTTATTTAGAAAGTATAACACGTAATTTTGGTTATCATTGGGGAATCAAAGAAAAAGTAAGGGTCAATACTGTATCACAGTCTCCTAGTATCACACGAGCAGCAAAAGCAATTAAAGGATTTGATCAACTTTTAACATTATCTGACAAAATATCTCCGTTAGGAAATGCTTCCGCACAAGATTGCGCTAATTATATAATTACACTTTTTTCAGATTTAACAAGAAAAGTAACCATGCAGAATTTATATCATGATGGAGGTTTTTCTCATACTGGAATTAGTGAAACTATGATTTCATAA